One stretch of Alcaligenes aquatilis DNA includes these proteins:
- a CDS encoding pirin family protein: protein MKKILGIYSAPRPHWVGDGFPVRSLFSYHTHAKQLSPFLLLDYAGPAEFAPSNHKRGVGQHPHRGFETVTIVYKGEVSHHDSTGQGGTIGPGDVQWMTAGSGILHEEYHSDAFARSGGTLEMVQLWVNLPAKDKGAPAGYQAITDQQIPVLALPDAAGIVRVIAGEKDGAAGPAKTFTPMNVWDLRLNQGGIAELESPEGWTAALVVLHGTVLVNGQSVAREGQLVVLDRAGSQFSIEANNDAVVLMISGQPIDEPIVGHGPFVMNSKQEILQAMDDFNSGRFGAMAPTTAAS from the coding sequence ATGAAGAAAATTCTTGGTATCTATAGCGCTCCCCGTCCTCACTGGGTGGGCGACGGCTTCCCCGTTCGCTCCCTGTTTTCGTACCACACACACGCAAAACAGTTGAGCCCTTTCCTGCTGCTGGACTATGCCGGCCCTGCCGAGTTTGCCCCTAGCAATCACAAACGCGGCGTTGGCCAGCACCCACACCGTGGTTTTGAAACCGTCACCATCGTCTACAAGGGCGAGGTGTCGCACCACGACTCCACCGGCCAGGGCGGCACCATTGGCCCCGGTGATGTGCAGTGGATGACGGCTGGCTCGGGCATTTTGCACGAGGAGTACCACTCCGACGCCTTTGCCCGCTCGGGTGGCACCTTGGAAATGGTGCAGCTTTGGGTCAATTTGCCTGCCAAAGACAAAGGTGCTCCCGCTGGCTATCAGGCCATTACCGACCAGCAGATTCCTGTGCTCGCATTGCCGGATGCCGCCGGCATAGTGCGGGTGATTGCTGGAGAAAAGGACGGTGCCGCAGGCCCTGCCAAGACCTTCACTCCCATGAATGTATGGGATCTGCGTCTGAATCAGGGTGGAATTGCCGAGCTGGAAAGTCCAGAAGGCTGGACGGCTGCCTTGGTGGTTCTGCATGGAACGGTGCTGGTCAATGGCCAAAGCGTGGCACGTGAAGGGCAACTGGTGGTGCTGGATCGGGCAGGTAGCCAGTTCAGCATCGAAGCCAACAACGACGCCGTCGTCTTGATGATCAGTGGTCAGCCCATTGATGAGCCCATTGTGGGGCATGGCCCTTTTGTCATGAATAGCAAGCAGGAAATCTTGCAGGCGATGGATGACTTCAATAGCGGTCGCTTCGGTGCGATGGCACCCACTACGGCGGCCTCGTAA
- a CDS encoding YncE family protein: MTLFTSRSLVSAVYLALAMGVSTNYVHAKTPAPVAYQAVTQEQIMQKTTAAEVLEIVYSPKQSSLFVSSPNWEDETLSRTLVLDPTTLAIQQEIPMDVKSFGVALDDAADRLYLTQGFNGGIAVVDTARKELIKRIAVQEKINFQEAIAAADFGQARKEGLLKMLERFNVTEDFQYKMRELVVDKKNHRVFAPGLGLGFDSVLFVVNTQTMELEKVLPGFGYNVVGITLDEANNRLFVSNMQGQIMVVNSQTLNIDQVWETQADQLLNLSYDPEHNRLFGVDQGIDRDDARNLHLEREYKRRSPGHQVFVLDASNGKTLAVMPTGEVPIGLRFDAASQRLFVANRGGVREKEGKGSVSVFDTVNYKPLQTIELAPHPNSLEYIPAEKALYVSVKNDGNSKEKGTKERMVRIQF; this comes from the coding sequence ATGACCTTGTTTACTTCTCGCTCTCTTGTTTCTGCGGTTTACCTTGCCTTGGCAATGGGAGTATCCACGAACTATGTTCATGCCAAGACACCCGCTCCCGTTGCCTATCAAGCCGTCACTCAAGAACAGATCATGCAAAAAACCACGGCCGCTGAGGTGCTGGAAATTGTCTACAGCCCCAAGCAATCCAGTTTGTTCGTGTCCTCGCCAAACTGGGAGGATGAAACCTTGTCGCGCACCTTGGTGCTGGATCCCACGACCTTGGCGATCCAGCAAGAAATCCCGATGGACGTTAAAAGCTTTGGCGTGGCTTTGGACGATGCGGCCGACCGACTTTATCTGACACAGGGCTTTAATGGCGGTATTGCCGTGGTTGATACCGCTCGCAAGGAACTGATCAAGCGTATTGCCGTACAAGAAAAAATCAATTTCCAGGAAGCCATTGCGGCTGCGGATTTTGGTCAGGCACGCAAAGAGGGTTTGTTAAAGATGCTGGAGCGTTTTAACGTCACCGAGGACTTCCAGTACAAGATGCGTGAATTGGTGGTGGACAAGAAAAACCACCGCGTGTTTGCGCCTGGTCTGGGCCTGGGTTTCGACAGCGTGCTGTTCGTGGTGAATACCCAGACTATGGAACTGGAAAAAGTGCTGCCCGGCTTTGGCTATAACGTCGTGGGCATCACCCTGGATGAGGCCAATAACCGCTTGTTTGTCTCCAATATGCAGGGCCAGATCATGGTGGTGAACAGCCAGACGCTGAACATTGACCAAGTGTGGGAAACACAGGCGGACCAACTGTTGAACCTGAGCTATGACCCCGAGCACAACCGCCTCTTCGGGGTAGACCAGGGGATTGACCGTGATGACGCCCGTAATCTGCACCTGGAGCGTGAGTACAAGCGTCGCAGCCCAGGCCACCAAGTGTTTGTGCTGGACGCTTCTAACGGCAAAACCCTGGCGGTCATGCCCACCGGCGAAGTGCCGATTGGTTTGCGTTTTGATGCCGCATCCCAGCGTCTGTTTGTAGCCAACCGAGGTGGTGTGCGCGAGAAAGAAGGCAAGGGCTCGGTCAGCGTATTTGACACGGTGAACTACAAGCCGCTGCAAACCATTGAGCTGGCCCCACACCCTAACAGCCTGGAATACATCCCCGCTGAAAAAGCCTTGTACGTGTCGGTGAAGAACGATGGTAACAGCAAGGAAAAAGGGACCAAAGAACGGATGGTGCGTATCCAGTTCTAA
- a CDS encoding DUF6616 family protein produces the protein MSHYLIELYSPNAKWNALPAEQRQHFLASLQEAMGGLSSLGIEVLSLAATEHDIDHASDHRFMGIWRFPNQQACQALLAGIKASGWYEYFDHVNAAGAEGGFAQHLAELAKDSQLV, from the coding sequence ATGTCTCACTATCTGATCGAGCTTTATTCACCCAATGCCAAGTGGAATGCACTGCCTGCCGAGCAGCGACAGCACTTTCTGGCCAGTCTGCAGGAAGCAATGGGCGGACTTTCCAGCCTGGGTATTGAGGTATTGTCTCTGGCTGCGACTGAACACGATATTGATCACGCCAGCGACCACCGCTTTATGGGCATTTGGCGTTTTCCAAATCAACAGGCATGCCAAGCATTGCTGGCCGGTATCAAAGCCAGCGGCTGGTACGAGTATTTCGACCATGTGAATGCAGCGGGTGCAGAAGGGGGTTTTGCTCAACACTTGGCGGAGCTGGCTAAGGATTCTCAGCTTGTGTGA
- the fabG gene encoding 3-oxoacyl-ACP reductase FabG — protein sequence MRLKDKVAVVTGSAAGIGLATARKFAQEGAVVVLCDRNADAVSQAAQSLSGNGVTAVGYTVDVTDRAQIDAMVADVKQKFGRIDVLVNNAGITKDAKLVRMTEQQFDDVIDVNLKAVFNFTQAVAAVMLEQESGCILNASSVVGLYGNYGQTNYAASKFGVIGFTKTWARELGPKGIRVNAVCPGFIETDILKTIPEKVLQGFRDHCWLRRMGKPEEIANVYAFLASDEASFINGTTLEVSGGLTV from the coding sequence ATGCGATTGAAAGATAAAGTGGCGGTTGTGACTGGGTCGGCAGCAGGTATTGGTTTGGCAACGGCCAGGAAGTTTGCCCAGGAAGGAGCGGTTGTGGTGTTATGCGATCGTAATGCGGATGCCGTCAGTCAAGCAGCGCAGTCTTTAAGTGGCAATGGCGTTACTGCTGTGGGCTATACCGTGGATGTGACAGACCGTGCGCAGATTGATGCCATGGTGGCAGATGTGAAGCAAAAGTTTGGCCGCATTGATGTGTTGGTGAACAATGCCGGGATCACTAAAGATGCCAAGTTGGTACGCATGACCGAGCAGCAGTTTGACGATGTCATTGATGTCAACCTGAAAGCAGTTTTTAACTTCACCCAGGCGGTGGCGGCAGTGATGCTGGAGCAGGAAAGCGGTTGCATTCTGAACGCTTCCAGCGTGGTGGGTTTGTACGGCAATTATGGCCAAACCAATTACGCAGCCAGCAAGTTCGGGGTGATTGGCTTTACCAAAACCTGGGCCAGGGAATTGGGCCCCAAAGGGATACGCGTCAATGCCGTCTGTCCCGGTTTTATCGAGACAGACATTCTGAAAACCATCCCGGAAAAAGTGCTGCAAGGCTTTCGTGACCATTGTTGGCTGCGTCGCATGGGCAAACCCGAGGAAATCGCCAATGTGTATGCATTTTTGGCCTCGGATGAAGCCAGTTTCATCAATGGCACCACGCTGGAAGTGTCGGGTGGTTTGACGGTTTAA
- a CDS encoding LysR family transcriptional regulator: protein MQDLNDLYFYVQIVDHGGFAPAGRALGLPKSTLSRRLAALEERLGVRLIQRSTRRFTVTEIGQTYYEHCKAMLVEAEAAQAAIELTRAEPRGVVRISCPITLLNAHVSNMLADFMVSYPHVTVQLDATNRRVDLIGEALDIAIRVRPPPLQDSDLVMCALSDRSQCLVASPELIARHGLPGSPADLADYPSLALGLPQQNHTWTLFGPDGAQAVLHHSPRLITTDMTALRCAALKGVGVVQLPTLVVCDQLADGSLVKLISEWAPRREIIHAVFSSRRGQMPAVRALLDYLAERYQQMDED from the coding sequence ATGCAAGATTTAAACGACTTGTACTTCTACGTTCAGATTGTGGATCACGGGGGCTTTGCCCCGGCCGGTCGCGCACTAGGTTTGCCCAAATCCACCCTTAGCCGCAGGCTGGCGGCTTTGGAAGAGCGCTTGGGGGTACGGCTGATTCAGCGCTCCACCCGCCGCTTTACCGTGACCGAGATCGGCCAGACCTATTACGAACACTGCAAGGCCATGCTGGTGGAGGCTGAGGCGGCACAGGCAGCCATCGAACTGACACGTGCCGAACCACGTGGTGTGGTGCGCATCAGTTGCCCGATCACCTTGCTGAACGCTCATGTCAGTAATATGTTGGCCGACTTCATGGTCAGCTACCCGCATGTCACCGTCCAATTGGATGCGACCAACCGGCGTGTCGACCTGATCGGGGAAGCGCTGGATATTGCCATTCGCGTCCGCCCCCCTCCATTACAAGACAGCGATCTGGTAATGTGTGCGCTGTCCGACCGTAGCCAATGTTTGGTCGCCAGTCCGGAGCTGATCGCCCGACACGGCTTGCCCGGTTCGCCGGCCGATCTAGCGGACTATCCCAGCCTGGCCTTGGGTCTGCCGCAGCAAAACCATACCTGGACCTTGTTCGGCCCCGACGGGGCACAGGCTGTGCTGCATCACAGCCCTCGCCTGATCACCACCGACATGACAGCCCTGCGCTGTGCCGCCTTGAAAGGCGTCGGTGTAGTTCAACTGCCAACCCTGGTAGTTTGTGATCAATTGGCCGACGGCTCTTTGGTGAAACTGATTTCGGAATGGGCTCCCCGACGCGAGATCATTCATGCGGTGTTCTCATCCCGTCGCGGGCAAATGCCTGCCGTGCGGGCGCTGCTGGATTACCTGGCCGAGCGCTATCAGCAGATGGATGAGGACTGA
- the ycaC gene encoding isochorismate family cysteine hydrolase YcaC has product MTTPYKRLDKDQAAVLLVDHQTGLLSLVRDIDPDKFKNNVLALADLAKYFNLPTILTTSFEEGPNGPLVPELKEAFPDAPYIARPGQINAWDNADFVKVIKATGKKQLIIAGVVTEVCVAFPALSALEEGFDVFVVTDASGTFNELTRHSAWDRMSAAGAQLMTWFGVACELHRDWRNDVEGLGALFSNHIPDYRNLINSHTKFTSGQ; this is encoded by the coding sequence ATGACGACGCCTTACAAACGACTGGATAAAGATCAAGCCGCTGTCCTACTGGTAGACCACCAAACCGGGCTGCTGTCTCTGGTGCGTGATATTGATCCCGACAAGTTCAAGAACAATGTGCTGGCGCTGGCTGATCTGGCCAAGTACTTCAACTTGCCCACCATCTTGACCACCAGCTTTGAAGAAGGCCCGAACGGTCCTTTGGTCCCCGAGCTGAAAGAAGCCTTTCCTGATGCGCCGTATATTGCCCGGCCTGGGCAGATCAATGCTTGGGATAACGCAGATTTCGTGAAAGTGATCAAGGCTACTGGCAAGAAGCAACTGATTATTGCCGGTGTGGTCACCGAGGTGTGCGTGGCGTTCCCGGCCTTATCGGCTCTGGAGGAAGGCTTTGATGTGTTTGTGGTCACCGATGCGTCGGGCACCTTTAACGAGCTGACGCGCCATTCCGCCTGGGATCGCATGTCTGCCGCCGGTGCTCAGTTGATGACCTGGTTCGGCGTGGCGTGCGAACTGCACCGCGACTGGCGTAATGACGTGGAAGGTCTGGGCGCCTTGTTCTCCAACCATATCCCCGACTACCGCAATTTGATCAACAGCCACACCAAGTTTACGTCCGGCCAGTAA
- a CDS encoding NAD(P)/FAD-dependent oxidoreductase, whose protein sequence is MQTQQQLQPSARQLDTVLEQLTHALASNAPDDAAALFAQECFWRDLVMFTWNIRTMEGREQIRDMLTQQQQGAMSARFERDSAEPVSDDGQGLVEGWFRVETDVARGYGHIRVKHGKIWTLLTTMSELKGHEEPLGVRRPMGAEHGIRRGRQTWQERRQQEQAELGTTEQPYVLVIGGGQGGIALGARLRQLNVPALIIDQHARPGDSWRKRYKSLCLHDPVWYDHLPYMPFPDNWPVFAPKDKIGDWLEMYVKVMELNYWSSTVCKKVRYDEVNQTWEVEIERDGKPMTLRPQQLVFATGMSGKANVPNIQGQDVFKGEQQHSSQHPGPEAYAGKKVVVIGANNSAHDICAALWEAGADVTMVQRSSTHIVRSDSLMEIGLGDLYSERALALGVTTRKADLLFASLPYRIMADFQIPVYDKIRERDAQFYQKLEAAGFMLDWGDDGSGLFMKYLRRASGYYIDVGACELIIDGSIKLKSRTDISHLTENAVVLSDGTELPADLVVYATGYGSMNGWVADLAGQEMADRVGKCWGLGSETTKDPGPWEGEQRNMWKPTQQPNLWFHGGNLHQSRHYSQYLALQLKARQAGLPVQVYGMQEVHHLR, encoded by the coding sequence ATGCAAACACAGCAGCAACTGCAGCCGTCTGCGCGACAGTTGGACACGGTTCTTGAACAGTTGACCCATGCGCTTGCCAGCAATGCACCAGACGATGCGGCAGCCCTGTTTGCCCAAGAATGCTTTTGGCGTGATCTGGTCATGTTCACCTGGAATATCCGAACCATGGAAGGGCGCGAGCAGATCCGCGACATGCTGACGCAGCAGCAACAAGGCGCCATGTCAGCCCGGTTTGAGCGCGACAGTGCCGAGCCGGTCAGTGACGACGGCCAGGGTCTGGTGGAAGGCTGGTTCCGTGTGGAAACCGATGTGGCGCGTGGCTACGGCCATATCCGCGTCAAGCATGGCAAGATCTGGACCTTGCTGACCACCATGTCGGAACTGAAAGGTCACGAGGAGCCGCTGGGTGTGCGCCGTCCCATGGGGGCCGAGCATGGCATCCGGCGGGGTCGCCAGACCTGGCAGGAGCGCCGTCAGCAAGAGCAGGCGGAGCTGGGCACCACGGAGCAGCCCTATGTGTTGGTGATCGGCGGCGGGCAGGGTGGTATTGCGCTGGGTGCGCGTCTGCGGCAATTGAATGTGCCTGCGCTCATCATTGATCAGCATGCTCGCCCCGGCGATAGCTGGCGCAAACGCTATAAGTCCTTGTGCCTGCACGACCCCGTCTGGTACGACCACCTGCCTTACATGCCTTTCCCCGACAACTGGCCTGTCTTTGCGCCCAAGGACAAGATTGGCGATTGGTTGGAAATGTACGTCAAGGTGATGGAGCTGAATTACTGGAGCAGCACCGTGTGCAAGAAGGTGCGCTATGACGAAGTCAACCAGACCTGGGAAGTGGAGATCGAACGTGATGGCAAACCCATGACCCTGCGGCCCCAGCAGTTGGTCTTTGCCACGGGTATGTCCGGCAAGGCGAATGTGCCCAACATACAGGGGCAGGATGTGTTCAAGGGTGAGCAGCAACATTCCTCGCAGCACCCCGGGCCGGAAGCGTATGCGGGCAAGAAAGTAGTGGTGATCGGGGCCAATAACTCGGCGCACGATATTTGCGCGGCATTGTGGGAGGCGGGGGCGGACGTCACCATGGTGCAGCGTTCGTCCACCCACATTGTGCGATCCGACTCCCTGATGGAGATCGGTTTGGGCGATCTGTATTCCGAACGGGCACTGGCATTGGGAGTCACCACGCGCAAGGCAGACTTGCTCTTTGCCTCCCTGCCGTACCGCATCATGGCGGACTTCCAGATTCCTGTGTACGACAAGATCCGCGAGCGTGATGCACAGTTCTACCAGAAGCTGGAGGCGGCAGGCTTCATGCTGGATTGGGGCGATGATGGTTCCGGCCTGTTCATGAAGTATCTGCGTCGCGCGTCGGGTTACTACATCGACGTGGGTGCTTGCGAGCTGATTATCGATGGCAGCATCAAGCTGAAGTCGCGGACTGACATCAGTCATTTGACCGAGAACGCCGTGGTGTTGAGCGACGGTACGGAATTACCAGCGGACCTGGTGGTGTATGCCACGGGCTACGGTTCCATGAATGGCTGGGTGGCTGATTTGGCAGGCCAGGAAATGGCGGACCGGGTGGGCAAGTGCTGGGGTCTGGGTTCGGAAACCACCAAAGACCCCGGGCCGTGGGAAGGCGAGCAGCGCAATATGTGGAAGCCGACGCAGCAGCCAAATCTGTGGTTCCACGGCGGCAACTTGCACCAGTCGCGTCATTACTCCCAGTATCTGGCCTTGCAGCTTAAAGCGCGTCAGGCGGGCCTGCCGGTGCAGGTGTATGGAATGCAGGAGGTGCATCATCTGCGTTGA
- a CDS encoding sigma-54-dependent Fis family transcriptional regulator, translating into MQSSHVAHVQEITAVWQGSLSRRDQAVVHSWRRCIEHHRLDPAQACEAYIVPDSQLREHRQQSEALINIARSGLERLYQQVSGLNYVLLLSDNKGVTVDFLGSEGQRDALRHAGLYMGSEWSEERAGTCAVGTCLHTGEALTIHQNDHFDHMHAPLSCTAAPIYHDDGKLAAVLDLSLLQSPQAKASQGLALHLANAATRRIELANLMACHRQEWILCLSQSPEFLDIDPEAAIAIDGSGRIKGMTHTGARILARAAGVDWRNPAGLLGQSLVRFVHLEVDQLPTLMRYRPTQERVIMARDGSVLFAHAIEPRRVLSNRSVGMDGAAVDAALPEALRGLAGTDAAMQSMLLKAARLATREMPVLLQGETGSGKEYLARAIHTASGRRGNFVAVNCAALPESLIESELFGYLAGTYTGGAARGRTGLIEAADGGTLFLDEIGDMPLALQSRLLRVLAESEVMPLGARTSKRVDLRVISASHHDLSALVEQGRFRADLLYRLNAAVLTLPALRQRSDLEWLVQQILHRRNKGDVPGLSPEAWQALQAYEWPGNLRELDNALVLALALAEGSCIEVQDLPEALRERRLATSTGSPTTVHSAGESSWQQVLQACGGNVSAAARQLGISRSTLHRYIKRAGLTH; encoded by the coding sequence ATGCAGTCTTCACATGTGGCACACGTCCAAGAGATCACGGCTGTTTGGCAGGGCAGCCTGTCCCGGCGCGATCAGGCCGTGGTCCATAGCTGGCGACGGTGCATCGAGCATCACAGGCTGGACCCGGCCCAGGCCTGCGAGGCCTATATCGTGCCGGACTCCCAGTTGCGCGAGCACCGTCAGCAGTCCGAAGCCCTGATCAATATTGCGCGCTCCGGGCTGGAGCGTCTTTATCAGCAGGTTTCCGGGCTGAATTACGTGTTGCTGCTGTCCGATAACAAGGGCGTCACAGTGGATTTTCTGGGGTCGGAAGGCCAGCGCGATGCCTTGCGGCATGCCGGTCTGTATATGGGCTCGGAATGGTCCGAAGAGCGCGCAGGGACGTGCGCGGTGGGCACTTGCTTACATACGGGCGAGGCGCTGACCATTCATCAAAACGATCATTTCGATCATATGCATGCGCCCCTGTCCTGCACGGCGGCGCCTATCTATCATGACGACGGCAAACTGGCGGCGGTGCTGGATTTGTCCTTGTTGCAGTCTCCACAGGCCAAGGCCAGCCAGGGTTTGGCGCTGCACCTTGCCAACGCGGCGACCCGCCGTATTGAACTGGCCAATTTGATGGCCTGCCATCGGCAGGAATGGATTTTATGTTTGTCGCAGTCGCCAGAGTTTTTGGACATTGATCCGGAAGCGGCGATTGCGATTGATGGCTCTGGCCGTATCAAGGGCATGACCCATACGGGTGCCCGGATTCTGGCGCGGGCGGCGGGGGTGGACTGGCGCAATCCTGCGGGCTTGCTGGGGCAGAGCTTAGTGCGCTTTGTGCATCTGGAAGTGGATCAGTTACCGACCTTGATGCGCTATCGCCCTACGCAGGAACGGGTCATCATGGCGCGGGATGGCAGCGTGTTGTTTGCCCATGCCATTGAGCCTCGGCGTGTATTGAGCAATCGGTCTGTGGGGATGGATGGGGCGGCCGTGGATGCCGCTTTGCCAGAGGCTCTGCGCGGCTTGGCGGGCACGGATGCGGCCATGCAATCCATGCTGTTGAAAGCCGCGCGTTTGGCAACGCGGGAGATGCCGGTGCTGTTGCAGGGCGAGACGGGTTCGGGCAAAGAATATCTGGCGCGTGCGATTCACACGGCTAGCGGCCGTCGCGGGAATTTTGTGGCCGTCAATTGTGCAGCCTTGCCCGAGAGCCTGATTGAAAGCGAATTGTTTGGCTATCTGGCCGGCACGTATACCGGCGGCGCTGCACGAGGTCGCACGGGTTTGATTGAGGCGGCTGATGGCGGCACTCTCTTCCTGGACGAGATTGGCGATATGCCGCTGGCCCTGCAAAGTCGTTTGCTGCGCGTACTGGCCGAGTCCGAGGTAATGCCTTTGGGCGCACGCACAAGCAAGCGCGTGGACCTGCGCGTGATTTCAGCCAGCCACCATGATTTAAGTGCCCTGGTAGAGCAAGGCCGCTTCCGTGCGGATTTGCTGTATCGCCTGAATGCGGCCGTGCTGACCTTGCCTGCCTTGCGTCAGCGCAGTGATCTGGAATGGTTGGTGCAGCAGATATTGCATCGGCGTAATAAGGGCGATGTGCCCGGTTTGTCCCCCGAGGCCTGGCAAGCGCTGCAAGCTTACGAGTGGCCGGGTAATTTGCGCGAACTGGACAATGCCTTGGTGCTGGCCTTGGCCTTGGCAGAAGGCTCCTGCATTGAGGTGCAGGATTTGCCAGAGGCTTTGCGAGAGCGGCGCCTTGCCACCTCTACAGGCAGCCCGACAACGGTGCACTCGGCCGGGGAATCGTCCTGGCAGCAGGTCTTACAGGCCTGTGGTGGCAATGTCAGCGCAGCGGCTCGGCAGCTTGGAATCAGCCGGTCCACCTTGCATCGTTATATCAAACGGGCAGGTCTGACTCACTAA
- a CDS encoding type II toxin-antitoxin system HipA family toxin — protein sequence MSISKPLYVYLQRPDTGQWVTVGRYIHDSSAKLGQFMYAPSYQDAGLPWSIDPVNLPLSGSVPIQASRYGGLHDALRDACPDAWGRLLIQRQHGLSDSSPNHAYLLKAGNAERWGALAVGSSPKPSIAELSAPPIAEIEKLSAELQAMQLRRPPVDPHLRRRLMATPSMGGARPKATVRDGDQFWLVKPILSSDTEDIPRLEHAAQEWGRAVGLNFAQTAYTGFGEDSALSVMRSLRFDRQHGLRVMTLSAASLLQTEYPGHSGSSAWSYPNLARTLTMIGAPQEDAIELFCRMIFNAVIGNDDDHPRNHAIHYLHDQGRWRLTPAFDVVPNPDFIPQYLAMELSHGSRQISRANALHDAKAFGLSGDEEAAELLDGLLARIEGQFDQVRLLLGPRLESLMQERLSEGLRRMRSYRIST from the coding sequence ATGAGTATTTCTAAGCCCTTATACGTTTATTTGCAGCGGCCTGACACGGGTCAATGGGTGACCGTTGGCCGGTATATCCACGACTCGTCAGCCAAGCTTGGCCAGTTTATGTATGCGCCTAGCTATCAGGATGCAGGTCTACCATGGTCAATTGATCCGGTTAACTTACCGCTGAGTGGCTCTGTTCCAATTCAGGCGAGTCGCTATGGTGGCCTGCATGATGCGCTACGTGATGCTTGTCCCGACGCATGGGGCCGCTTACTCATTCAAAGGCAACACGGATTAAGTGACAGCTCTCCAAACCATGCTTATCTTCTGAAGGCTGGTAATGCCGAGCGTTGGGGAGCACTGGCGGTCGGCTCTTCGCCTAAGCCCTCGATCGCAGAATTGTCCGCCCCGCCCATCGCAGAAATTGAAAAGCTGAGCGCAGAGCTGCAAGCCATGCAACTGCGCCGCCCTCCGGTGGATCCGCATTTGCGTCGTCGGCTGATGGCCACACCCAGTATGGGTGGAGCAAGACCGAAAGCAACCGTTCGTGATGGTGATCAGTTCTGGCTTGTGAAACCGATCCTGTCATCTGATACCGAGGATATTCCGCGTCTTGAACATGCAGCTCAAGAGTGGGGCCGGGCAGTGGGCTTGAACTTTGCACAAACCGCGTACACGGGTTTTGGTGAGGACTCCGCACTGAGTGTGATGCGCTCATTGAGGTTTGATCGCCAACATGGCCTTAGGGTCATGACATTGAGTGCGGCATCCTTGCTGCAGACGGAGTATCCCGGTCATTCAGGCTCATCGGCCTGGAGTTATCCCAACTTGGCCAGAACGTTGACGATGATAGGCGCTCCTCAGGAGGACGCCATTGAATTGTTCTGTCGCATGATTTTCAATGCGGTTATTGGCAATGACGATGATCATCCCCGTAACCATGCAATCCATTATCTTCATGATCAGGGCCGATGGCGTTTGACGCCCGCTTTTGATGTCGTTCCTAATCCAGATTTCATCCCTCAGTATCTAGCGATGGAGTTGAGTCATGGAAGCCGCCAGATCAGCCGAGCCAATGCGTTACACGATGCCAAAGCCTTTGGCTTGTCAGGCGATGAAGAAGCGGCGGAGCTGCTTGACGGGCTGCTGGCCAGGATAGAAGGGCAATTTGATCAGGTGCGCCTCCTGCTTGGACCTCGTCTGGAATCGCTCATGCAGGAGCGGTTGTCTGAAGGACTGCGGCGCATGCGTAGTTATCGTATTTCGACCTGA
- a CDS encoding CsbD family protein yields the protein MNEDTIKGKWKQLSGKIQAKWGKLTNDDIDVAEGNTEYLVGKIQERYGIAREEAEKQVRDFNGGV from the coding sequence ATGAATGAAGATACGATTAAAGGTAAATGGAAACAGTTGTCCGGTAAGATTCAGGCAAAATGGGGCAAGTTGACCAATGACGATATTGATGTTGCTGAAGGCAATACCGAATATCTGGTTGGGAAAATTCAGGAACGCTATGGCATTGCGCGTGAAGAAGCTGAAAAGCAAGTCCGCGACTTCAATGGCGGCGTCTGA
- a CDS encoding BON domain-containing protein, whose amino-acid sequence MKKSAILSSFLMASALSLGLQGGAMANEPAVNQDHSATAGEAVSDTWITTKIKADLASTKDLKSTDISVETNNGVATLTGTVPSEIEHKKAVAATESVKGVVKVDSSGLKVKPE is encoded by the coding sequence ATGAAAAAATCCGCCATCCTATCCAGTTTTTTAATGGCCTCGGCCCTGAGTCTTGGCCTGCAAGGCGGCGCAATGGCTAATGAGCCTGCCGTTAATCAGGACCATTCCGCAACTGCGGGCGAAGCCGTCAGCGATACCTGGATCACCACCAAAATCAAGGCTGATCTGGCCAGCACCAAGGATTTGAAAAGCACGGATATCTCTGTTGAGACCAATAATGGTGTTGCAACATTGACCGGTACCGTGCCCAGCGAAATTGAGCACAAGAAAGCCGTTGCTGCAACGGAGAGTGTAAAAGGCGTTGTGAAAGTCGATTCGTCGGGATTGAAAGTCAAGCCGGAATAA